One genomic window of alpha proteobacterium U9-1i includes the following:
- a CDS encoding 7,8-didemethyl-8-hydroxy-5-deazariboflavin synthase subunit, whose amino-acid sequence MSAPLEALLLEARALRDAGHGAVQSYSPKVFIPLTQLCRDYCHYCTFSRPPTRGQKAYLSADEVLAIARAGAAAGCTEALFTLGDKPELRHPIARAELNAMGYATTIDYLAAMCALVLRETSLLPHVNAGVMSRDDIAKLRTVSASQGLMLESIAERLCQRGGAHYQSPDKAPAARIETIRLAGELKVPFTSGILIGIGETRDERLDALLALRDLHAEFGHIQEVIVQNFRAKRRTPMAGAAEPDMDDLLWTIAAARLTLGPSMNIQAPPNLSSADFPRLLDAGINDWGGVSPVTPDHVNPEAPWPELETLRAGTTSRDRVLVKRLPVYPRFNDARWLEPKVAARVRQLSDADGWSRDDDWAAGGVPAPRFQRSDGAASDAVRALVDRVRDAEPVEADLIALFQARGADVDFICDTADDLRRAVAGDAVSYVVNRNINYTNICLYSCGFCAFSKGATHENLRGKPYDLDHDEISRRVREAVARGATEVCLQGGIHPSYTGETYLSLLRTVRSASADVHIHAFSPLEIMHGASTLGLPLGEYLLRLKAEGLGTLPGTAAEILDDDIRALICPDKLNTEEWLAVMEAAHGVGLRTTATIMFGHLEAPAHWTRHLLRVRALQARTGGFTEFVPLPFVHMEAPMALRGQTRNGPTFREARLMHAIARLALHPLITNIQASWTKLGPEGARICLGAGANDLGGTLMNESISRAAGASHGQEMPPEAMNALITASGRIPLQRTTLYAPVTEAQHRRGLGAAPLAPIIQTPPRKRARMESEVA is encoded by the coding sequence TTGAGCGCGCCGCTCGAAGCGCTGCTCTTAGAGGCGCGCGCGCTGCGCGACGCTGGCCACGGCGCCGTGCAGAGCTATTCGCCCAAGGTTTTCATCCCCCTGACCCAGCTGTGCCGGGATTATTGTCATTACTGCACCTTCTCCCGACCGCCGACGCGCGGGCAGAAGGCGTATCTCTCCGCCGATGAAGTGCTCGCGATCGCGCGCGCAGGCGCGGCGGCCGGCTGCACCGAAGCGTTGTTCACCTTGGGCGACAAGCCGGAGCTGCGCCACCCAATCGCGCGCGCTGAACTCAATGCGATGGGATACGCGACGACGATCGATTATCTGGCGGCGATGTGCGCCCTGGTCCTACGCGAGACCAGCCTGCTGCCGCACGTCAACGCCGGCGTGATGAGCCGCGACGACATCGCCAAATTACGCACGGTGTCTGCATCGCAGGGTTTGATGCTGGAAAGCATTGCCGAACGCCTCTGCCAACGCGGTGGTGCGCACTATCAATCGCCCGACAAGGCGCCCGCGGCGCGAATTGAGACGATCCGCTTGGCTGGCGAACTCAAGGTCCCCTTCACCAGCGGCATCCTGATCGGCATAGGCGAGACGCGCGACGAACGGCTCGACGCCCTGTTAGCCTTGCGCGACTTACATGCCGAGTTTGGACACATCCAAGAGGTCATCGTTCAGAATTTTCGCGCCAAGCGCCGCACGCCGATGGCGGGCGCGGCTGAGCCAGATATGGACGATCTGCTTTGGACGATCGCTGCGGCGCGCCTGACCCTCGGGCCATCGATGAACATTCAGGCGCCGCCAAACCTTTCCAGCGCCGATTTTCCACGCTTATTGGACGCGGGAATCAATGATTGGGGCGGCGTGTCTCCGGTAACGCCCGATCACGTCAACCCGGAGGCGCCCTGGCCCGAGCTGGAGACGCTGCGCGCTGGAACAACGTCGCGCGACCGTGTGCTGGTGAAGCGGTTGCCGGTGTACCCGCGCTTCAACGATGCACGTTGGCTTGAGCCAAAGGTCGCCGCGCGGGTGCGCCAATTGAGCGATGCGGACGGCTGGTCACGAGACGATGACTGGGCCGCGGGCGGCGTGCCGGCGCCGCGCTTTCAACGAAGTGACGGCGCCGCCAGCGACGCTGTGCGCGCATTGGTCGATCGCGTTCGTGACGCCGAGCCCGTCGAGGCGGATCTCATCGCGCTGTTTCAAGCACGCGGGGCCGACGTCGATTTTATCTGCGACACGGCCGATGATCTGCGACGGGCGGTTGCGGGCGACGCAGTGAGTTACGTCGTCAATCGCAACATAAACTATACCAACATCTGCCTTTACAGCTGCGGCTTCTGCGCCTTCTCCAAAGGCGCGACGCACGAAAATCTTCGCGGTAAACCGTACGATCTCGACCATGACGAGATCTCCCGGCGCGTGCGGGAAGCCGTTGCACGCGGTGCGACCGAAGTGTGCCTGCAAGGCGGCATCCATCCGAGCTATACTGGCGAAACGTATCTTTCGCTGCTTCGAACGGTGCGTTCGGCGAGTGCGGACGTACACATTCACGCCTTCTCCCCACTTGAGATCATGCACGGCGCTTCGACGTTGGGACTGCCGCTTGGCGAATATCTGCTGCGCCTTAAGGCCGAAGGCCTCGGCACCCTGCCCGGCACCGCGGCGGAGATTCTCGACGACGACATCCGCGCTCTAATCTGTCCGGACAAGCTCAACACCGAAGAATGGCTTGCCGTGATGGAAGCCGCGCACGGGGTAGGCTTACGTACGACGGCGACGATCATGTTCGGCCACCTGGAAGCGCCAGCGCATTGGACGCGGCATTTGCTGCGCGTACGTGCGTTGCAGGCGCGCACCGGTGGGTTCACCGAATTCGTCCCATTGCCGTTTGTACATATGGAAGCGCCGATGGCGTTGCGCGGGCAAACCCGAAACGGGCCGACATTCCGCGAAGCGCGCTTGATGCACGCTATTGCGCGCCTGGCGCTGCATCCCTTGATTACAAACATCCAAGCGTCGTGGACGAAGCTTGGCCCCGAAGGCGCCCGCATCTGCCTCGGCGCGGGCGCAAATGATCTCGGCGGAACGCTGATGAACGAAAGCATATCGCGCGCAGCAGGCGCCAGCCACGGTCAAGAAATGCCACCCGAGGCGATGAACGCGTTGATCACCGCATCTGGGCGCATTCCTTTACAGCGCACAACGCTCTACGCGCCCGTAACCGAGGCGCAGCATCGACGCGGCCTCGGCGCCGCGCCGCTCGCACCGATCATCCAGACACCACCGCGCAAACGCGCACGCATGGAAAGTGAAGTCGCATGA
- a CDS encoding NADPH-dependent F420 reductase, whose product MSTQTRPTIAVIGGAGKEGSGLALRWAHVGYPIIIGSRDAARASEAAAEINAALGRDAARGADNLAAAQSADIVVLTVPFSAQRATVEGVREALSGKILIDVTVPLVPPKVSRVQLPEGGSAVEAIQKLLGADVRVVSAFQNISAHHLKDLDHTIDCDVLVCADDKATGDLVVGMAKEIGLGAWNAGVLANSVVSEALTSVLIALNQRYKAPGSGIRITGLPKQD is encoded by the coding sequence ATGAGCACCCAAACTCGCCCCACGATCGCCGTCATCGGCGGCGCCGGCAAGGAAGGCAGCGGCCTCGCTTTGCGCTGGGCCCATGTGGGGTATCCGATCATCATAGGCAGCCGCGACGCCGCGCGCGCCAGCGAAGCCGCTGCCGAAATTAACGCCGCATTGGGACGAGACGCGGCGCGGGGCGCAGACAATTTGGCCGCCGCTCAAAGCGCTGACATCGTGGTGCTTACGGTGCCGTTCTCGGCGCAACGCGCGACGGTTGAAGGCGTGCGCGAGGCGTTGTCAGGAAAAATCCTGATCGACGTGACAGTGCCGCTCGTCCCGCCGAAGGTCAGTCGCGTGCAATTGCCGGAGGGTGGTTCCGCCGTCGAAGCAATTCAAAAGCTCCTCGGCGCGGATGTGCGCGTCGTCTCGGCGTTTCAAAACATTTCGGCGCATCACTTGAAGGATCTCGACCACACGATCGATTGTGACGTTTTGGTTTGCGCCGACGACAAAGCCACCGGCGACCTCGTCGTCGGCATGGCCAAGGAGATAGGGCTCGGCGCCTGGAATGCCGGCGTGCTGGCGAACTCGGTCGTTTCCGAGGCGCTTACCTCAGTGCTTATCGCTTTAAACCAGCGCTACAAGGCGCCCGGCTCCGGCATCCGCATTACCGGTCTGCCGAAGCAGGATTAG
- a CDS encoding permeases of the major facilitator superfamily — protein sequence MSQATQAAPANGDYPSALMGWATVAILFILYVLSLTDRYIIALLVQPMKADLGLSDFQLSLLQGPAFALLYSACAIPIGILLDRFGRKLVLYFSVTVWSIAAAMCGFAQGFAGIALARAVLGAGEAGFSTGAYSVIGDSFRPDRVSFAMSIFVMGGVMGAGFVFLLGGPLVAALHENGAVDLGAFGTLEPWRQAFILTGIPGVFLAFLIFFFREKKRPPGQVVTLGYGEAFSYVKKNWKFYFAVFVGISVVFAVTIGLQLWTPAFLIRIHGWEPARIGIVMGIAQILAATTLPLHGWIVDKLYGRGMKTAHFTWVMGSTALGIIVGSLAYLVPDPMIAVALFGLFMACGMAASSIGPALVQIATPAHLRGRVSAMFVVCTGLIAMGLGPTTVGFITNYVLRDEMKVGWSLIISLCVVLPIAIAVLSLGRTKLQGMIEAASPAPAAG from the coding sequence ATGAGTCAGGCCACGCAAGCCGCGCCGGCGAATGGCGACTATCCGAGCGCGTTGATGGGCTGGGCGACAGTCGCCATCCTGTTCATCCTCTATGTGCTGTCGCTGACAGACCGCTACATCATCGCGCTGCTGGTGCAGCCCATGAAGGCCGATCTCGGGCTTTCGGATTTCCAGCTAAGCTTGTTGCAGGGCCCGGCTTTCGCGCTCCTCTACAGCGCGTGCGCCATTCCGATTGGCATTTTGCTGGACCGATTTGGCCGCAAGCTTGTCCTTTATTTTTCCGTCACCGTATGGAGCATCGCCGCCGCAATGTGCGGTTTTGCCCAAGGCTTTGCGGGCATCGCACTTGCGCGCGCCGTGCTCGGCGCCGGTGAGGCGGGCTTCAGCACCGGCGCCTATTCGGTTATCGGCGATTCCTTCCGCCCGGATCGCGTGTCCTTCGCTATGTCGATCTTCGTCATGGGTGGCGTGATGGGGGCGGGTTTTGTCTTTTTGCTCGGCGGCCCGTTGGTGGCGGCGCTGCATGAGAACGGCGCTGTGGACCTGGGCGCCTTCGGCACGCTGGAGCCATGGCGGCAGGCTTTCATCCTCACCGGCATACCGGGCGTATTTCTGGCGTTTTTGATCTTCTTCTTCCGCGAAAAGAAGCGTCCGCCCGGGCAAGTGGTAACGCTTGGCTATGGCGAAGCCTTTTCTTACGTGAAGAAGAACTGGAAGTTTTACTTCGCCGTGTTCGTCGGCATCAGCGTTGTGTTCGCGGTGACGATTGGCTTGCAGCTTTGGACGCCGGCGTTCCTCATCCGTATCCACGGTTGGGAGCCGGCGCGGATCGGTATCGTGATGGGCATCGCGCAGATCCTCGCGGCTACCACGCTCCCGCTGCATGGCTGGATCGTCGATAAACTCTACGGCCGTGGCATGAAGACGGCGCACTTCACGTGGGTGATGGGCAGCACGGCGCTCGGCATCATTGTCGGCTCGCTCGCATACCTTGTGCCCGACCCAATGATCGCGGTTGCGCTGTTCGGCTTGTTCATGGCGTGCGGCATGGCGGCGTCCAGCATCGGGCCGGCGCTTGTTCAGATCGCCACGCCGGCGCACCTACGTGGGCGCGTTTCAGCGATGTTCGTTGTGTGTACGGGCCTCATCGCGATGGGGCTCGGCCCGACGACGGTCGGCTTTATCACCAATTACGTTTTGCGTGATGAGATGAAGGTCGGCTGGTCGCTGATTATCAGTCTGTGCGTCGTGTTGCCGATCGCAATCGCCGTGCTCAGTCTTGGTCGAACAAAGTTGCAGGGCATGATCGAGGCGGCCAGCCCAGCGCCTGCGGCGGGCTAA
- a CDS encoding probable ferredoxin, with the protein MKIKVDFKKCQGNARCWSLAPDVYKLDDSGYILDGDIEVLPGQEAVARRGARACPERALTVEGED; encoded by the coding sequence ATGAAAATCAAAGTGGATTTCAAGAAATGCCAAGGCAATGCGCGCTGCTGGTCGCTCGCGCCGGATGTCTACAAGCTCGATGATTCAGGCTATATCCTCGACGGGGATATAGAGGTTCTGCCAGGGCAGGAAGCTGTCGCCCGCCGCGGCGCACGCGCCTGCCCTGAACGCGCGCTCACGGTCGAAGGCGAAGACTGA
- a CDS encoding putative cytochrome P450 hydroxylase: protein MTRNAVPEHVPQNLVRDFSIYTSPGMERTPNGCPHAAMGYVHNFPPIFYSPSNAFDGGGTWVVTRAEDQRRILGDPATFSSRRGHFEKSMGEEFVIVPLESDPPAHTFYRTLLNPLLSPKRVEAMEAGARERAVRLIEAFKAKGSCEVMNDFAYPFAVGVFLQFLGIDESRRPEFLGWADELLHGTNEQRQAAMKIVAGFIRDLVEQRKGEPTDDFISFLLKASVEGRALTDPEMVGMGVLMFVGGLDTVAMAIGFDLYHLAREQKDQARLRADHDIIRPAVEELFRAYATITPLRRVTQDTVFDGVPMKKGDVVSCPTMIANRDPSEFPEPDRIDFDRENNRHTTFAYGPHRCIGSHLARRELIIGLEEFLNRIPTFRLKPGEAPITYGGYVFGVENLVLDWT from the coding sequence ATGACGCGCAATGCCGTCCCGGAGCATGTCCCGCAAAATCTCGTTCGCGACTTCAGCATCTACACGAGTCCCGGCATGGAGCGCACGCCGAACGGTTGCCCGCACGCCGCGATGGGCTACGTGCACAACTTTCCTCCAATCTTTTATTCGCCGTCGAACGCATTCGATGGCGGCGGCACGTGGGTTGTCACACGCGCGGAAGATCAGCGCCGCATCCTCGGTGATCCCGCCACCTTCTCCAGCCGGCGCGGCCATTTTGAAAAGAGCATGGGCGAAGAATTCGTCATCGTCCCGCTCGAGTCCGACCCGCCGGCGCACACCTTCTACCGCACGCTGTTGAACCCGCTCCTGTCCCCCAAGCGTGTTGAAGCGATGGAGGCCGGCGCCCGCGAGCGCGCCGTGCGTCTGATCGAGGCGTTCAAGGCCAAGGGCTCCTGCGAGGTTATGAATGATTTCGCTTACCCGTTCGCCGTCGGCGTATTCTTGCAATTCCTCGGCATTGATGAAAGTCGCCGCCCGGAATTTCTCGGCTGGGCTGACGAATTGCTGCACGGCACCAACGAGCAGCGGCAAGCAGCGATGAAAATTGTCGCCGGCTTCATCCGGGACCTTGTGGAGCAGCGCAAAGGCGAACCTACGGACGATTTTATCTCCTTCTTGCTCAAAGCCAGCGTCGAAGGACGTGCGCTGACCGATCCAGAAATGGTTGGAATGGGCGTGCTGATGTTCGTCGGCGGCCTCGACACCGTCGCCATGGCGATCGGCTTTGACCTGTACCATTTGGCGCGTGAGCAAAAGGATCAAGCGCGCTTGCGCGCCGATCACGACATCATCCGGCCGGCGGTCGAAGAGCTCTTCCGCGCTTACGCGACGATCACACCGCTGCGACGGGTCACGCAGGATACTGTGTTTGACGGCGTGCCGATGAAGAAAGGCGACGTCGTCTCGTGCCCCACCATGATCGCCAACCGCGATCCGAGCGAGTTTCCTGAACCCGATCGCATCGATTTCGATCGTGAGAACAACCGGCATACGACATTCGCTTACGGGCCGCATCGCTGCATCGGCTCACATCTCGCGCGGCGTGAGCTGATCATTGGGCTCGAAGAATTTCTGAACCGCATTCCAACGTTCCGCCTAAAGCCCGGTGAAGCGCCAATCACATATGGCGGCTACGTGTTTGGCGTCGAGAATCTCGTGCTGGATTGGACTTGA
- a CDS encoding tonB-dependent receptor, giving the protein MDFQSDPEIVVTAPRLPEAPGQLAFSSLPIDEAELTEAIRIDDALRSTPGVSLFRRNDSAAANPTIQGLSLRASAPSGAGRTLVLLDGQPLNDPFGGWVIWGAIPPDTLGRAEIVRGAGAGPYGAGALLGVVRLDERDTDGVVFSGEGGDLGHWRASAFGAASGGGASLMLAAQAQHEDGWLPVRARRGAADEAVWFDGASAVARLGLRGDDLAFSARIGAYEEERGAGLVGAQSRNTGQSVSFALARPNGPLAWRVQTWAAWSNLANSSVATAPDRSATTPANNQYRTPALGWGLNAALRWTGDASGVEVGADVRGNDGETRELFRFQGGGFTRSRIAGGEMLTSGAYAEGWRETGAYLVSGGVRLDQWRAFGGARLERDTANNAIVLGATPEDNDVLAPTARLGVRRGLDGGLYLRGAAYAGFRPPTLNELHRPFRVGNDITEANPGLDPERLTGIDAAVGGERWSIGVFATRVEGAIVNVTLGAGPGTFFAAELPPGIFVPAGGAFRQRRNAGGIDAYGVEAEAHGDLRDLLRWRAALNYTDAAMQGGALDGLRPAQSPEWSATAGLAWEAPTGTTFSADISYESARFEDDLNSRELAPATTVDLRVDQRLTQELSIYAAFDNVTDEAVETAETADGVESFGPPRAFRVGVRLSR; this is encoded by the coding sequence ATGGACTTCCAGTCAGATCCGGAAATCGTCGTCACCGCACCGCGACTGCCCGAGGCGCCGGGGCAATTGGCGTTTTCTAGCTTGCCGATCGATGAGGCGGAGCTCACCGAAGCTATCCGCATCGATGACGCGCTGCGCTCGACGCCAGGCGTCTCGCTGTTCCGGCGCAACGACAGCGCGGCGGCCAACCCGACCATCCAGGGCCTGTCTCTGCGCGCCTCCGCGCCATCGGGCGCCGGCCGCACACTCGTACTTCTCGACGGGCAGCCCCTCAACGATCCGTTCGGCGGTTGGGTGATCTGGGGTGCGATCCCGCCTGACACGTTGGGGCGCGCCGAGATCGTGCGCGGGGCCGGCGCCGGGCCTTACGGCGCAGGCGCGTTGCTCGGTGTCGTGCGCTTGGACGAACGCGACACCGATGGCGTGGTGTTCTCTGGCGAAGGCGGCGATCTGGGGCATTGGCGCGCTTCGGCCTTTGGCGCGGCAAGCGGCGGCGGTGCATCGTTGATGCTGGCGGCGCAGGCTCAACATGAAGATGGCTGGCTCCCCGTGCGCGCGCGGCGCGGCGCGGCCGATGAAGCGGTTTGGTTCGACGGGGCCTCCGCGGTCGCACGGCTTGGCCTGCGCGGTGACGACCTCGCGTTCTCAGCCCGCATCGGTGCGTACGAAGAAGAACGCGGCGCCGGCCTCGTGGGTGCGCAATCCCGCAACACCGGACAAAGCGTCAGCTTTGCGCTGGCGCGCCCCAATGGGCCGCTGGCGTGGCGCGTTCAAACTTGGGCCGCGTGGTCCAATCTCGCAAACAGTTCGGTCGCCACGGCGCCGGATCGAAGCGCCACGACGCCGGCAAACAACCAGTATCGTACACCCGCCTTGGGTTGGGGGCTGAACGCCGCCTTGCGATGGACTGGCGATGCAAGCGGCGTTGAGGTTGGGGCAGACGTGCGCGGCAATGACGGCGAAACGCGCGAGTTGTTCCGTTTCCAAGGCGGCGGCTTCACGCGCTCACGCATTGCCGGCGGCGAAATGCTCACCTCAGGTGCGTACGCTGAAGGTTGGCGCGAAACCGGCGCATATCTCGTCTCCGGCGGCGTGCGACTCGATCAATGGCGCGCATTTGGCGGCGCGCGCCTGGAGCGTGACACCGCCAACAACGCAATTGTCCTCGGCGCAACCCCGGAGGACAACGACGTGCTCGCGCCGACAGCACGTCTGGGCGTGCGGCGCGGGCTAGATGGCGGCCTCTATCTCCGCGGCGCGGCGTATGCTGGCTTCCGTCCGCCAACGCTGAACGAATTGCATCGCCCCTTCCGCGTCGGCAACGACATCACCGAGGCGAACCCCGGCCTTGATCCTGAACGCCTCACCGGAATTGACGCGGCGGTTGGCGGCGAACGCTGGAGTATTGGCGTTTTCGCAACACGCGTCGAAGGCGCCATCGTCAACGTCACGCTCGGCGCCGGACCTGGCACGTTTTTCGCTGCTGAGTTGCCGCCTGGCATTTTCGTGCCGGCAGGCGGCGCGTTTCGGCAGCGGCGGAATGCGGGCGGCATCGACGCTTATGGCGTCGAAGCGGAGGCGCACGGCGATCTGCGAGACCTGCTGCGATGGCGCGCCGCGCTCAACTACACGGACGCGGCGATGCAAGGTGGGGCGCTCGACGGGCTGAGACCTGCGCAATCCCCGGAATGGAGCGCAACCGCAGGGCTCGCTTGGGAGGCGCCCACGGGCACAACATTTTCGGCGGACATATCGTACGAAAGCGCGCGCTTTGAAGACGATCTCAACTCACGCGAACTGGCCCCGGCCACAACGGTCGACCTGCGCGTTGATCAACGCCTGACGCAAGAGCTCTCGATTTACGCGGCGTTTGACAACGTCACCGACGAAGCCGTGGAAACCGCGGAGACGGCGGATGGCGTCGAAAGTTTTGGGCCTCCGCGCGCCTTCCGCGTTGGCGTACGGCTTTCGCGCTAG
- a CDS encoding cytochrome P450 → MTPTPNGDPHLAVSCVHAQGQRVFYSAANTREGLGTWIVTRADDQRRLLQDTDTFSSFRRIFTTALGEDWPLIPLELDPPQHTNFRQVLLPLFSPKRVTQMEHIVRERAVMLIEKIKARGTSCEVMTDFAFPFAVNIFLRFIGLPDDRLEEFVDWANNLLHGTPEQRTWAARKILGFMDELAELRRREPTDDFMTFIVEREIDGRRLTDQEVRGVGVLTLVAGLDTVAAALGFDLRYLAENPSDQDLLRREPARIPAAIEEMLRAFSTVQMVRVATRDVEFEGANIRKGDLISCPSMMANRDPQEFPDPDKIDLARENNRHTAFAYGPHRCLGSHLARREIIIGLEEWLARIPNFRIKEGTAPVAFGGFVFGIKDLVLDWS, encoded by the coding sequence ATGACGCCCACGCCGAACGGCGATCCGCATTTGGCGGTGAGTTGCGTGCACGCTCAGGGGCAACGCGTTTTCTACTCCGCCGCCAACACGCGCGAAGGCCTTGGCACGTGGATCGTCACGCGTGCTGATGATCAACGTCGGCTCCTGCAGGATACCGACACCTTCTCCAGCTTCCGACGTATCTTCACGACCGCGCTGGGCGAAGACTGGCCGCTTATTCCGCTTGAACTGGACCCGCCGCAACACACGAACTTTCGTCAGGTTCTGCTGCCTCTGTTCTCGCCGAAGCGTGTAACGCAGATGGAGCATATCGTGCGTGAACGCGCGGTGATGCTGATCGAGAAAATCAAGGCGCGAGGAACGTCCTGCGAGGTGATGACGGACTTCGCGTTTCCGTTCGCCGTGAACATCTTCCTGCGCTTCATCGGCTTGCCGGACGATCGGCTCGAAGAGTTTGTAGACTGGGCCAACAATCTGCTTCATGGCACGCCGGAGCAGCGCACGTGGGCGGCCCGCAAAATTCTCGGTTTCATGGATGAACTCGCCGAACTTCGCCGCCGCGAACCCACGGACGACTTCATGACCTTCATCGTCGAGCGCGAAATTGATGGCCGCAGACTGACGGATCAAGAGGTGCGCGGTGTCGGCGTCTTAACGCTCGTCGCAGGTCTGGACACAGTCGCGGCAGCGCTTGGATTTGACCTGCGCTATCTCGCGGAAAACCCCTCGGACCAGGATTTGCTGCGCCGCGAACCCGCACGCATCCCGGCAGCGATCGAGGAAATGCTGCGTGCGTTCTCAACCGTGCAGATGGTGCGCGTGGCCACGCGCGACGTCGAGTTTGAAGGCGCCAACATCCGAAAGGGCGATCTCATTTCATGCCCAAGCATGATGGCAAATCGCGATCCGCAAGAATTTCCCGATCCGGACAAGATCGACCTCGCGCGCGAAAACAATCGCCATACTGCGTTCGCCTACGGCCCCCACCGCTGCCTCGGTTCGCACTTGGCGCGTCGCGAAATTATCATCGGCTTGGAGGAATGGCTGGCGCGCATTCCGAACTTCCGCATCAAGGAGGGCACCGCACCAGTGGCGTTCGGTGGCTTCGTGTTCGGCATCAAGGATCTGGTGCTGGACTGGTCCTAG
- a CDS encoding aldehyde dehydrogenase, translating into MADGARPLAVSTKRLLIDGEHVEALSGKTFPTINPSTGEVIAHLAFGEAADIDRAVAAARKAFNGPWSTFKPAERQAVLLKLADLVEREFEELALMDTLEMGRPITTSRLLKGMIVRSLRHFAGAATAIHGSTLSNSFPVELLSYTLKEPVGVVGAIIPWNGPLFSAQWKAGPALATGCTVVLKPAEDGSLTPLRFGELCLEAGVPPGVVNVVTGMGAAGAALSSHPDVDKITFTGSCETGQRIIEASARTVKKVTLELGGKSPNIVFADADLDLAVPGSAMGVFNNSGQVCSAGTRLFVERKIHDEFVERLAAFSKTLRVGNSINPETQLGPLVSEKQLSRVSSYLDVGPAEGARAVSGGKRLTEGDFAKGYFVPPTIFADVQDHMRIAREEIFGPVVCVLPFDSFEEVIDRANDTQFGLASGVWTRDITKAHAAAKRLRTGSVWVNHYQAMDPNVPFGGYKMSGYGREGGVEHIESYLNTKGVWIRTAQ; encoded by the coding sequence GTGGCAGATGGCGCCCGTCCACTTGCGGTAAGCACCAAGCGCCTGCTGATCGACGGCGAGCACGTCGAGGCTTTGTCCGGAAAAACCTTTCCAACCATCAACCCGTCAACGGGAGAAGTGATCGCTCACCTTGCCTTCGGTGAGGCGGCCGACATCGATCGCGCCGTTGCCGCCGCGCGCAAGGCGTTCAACGGCCCCTGGAGCACGTTCAAGCCGGCGGAGCGTCAAGCGGTCCTCTTGAAGCTTGCCGACTTGGTCGAGCGTGAGTTCGAGGAACTTGCCTTGATGGACACGCTGGAGATGGGCCGTCCCATCACCACGTCCCGCCTGCTCAAAGGCATGATCGTACGCTCGCTCCGGCACTTCGCCGGCGCCGCAACCGCGATCCACGGCTCGACGCTGAGCAATTCGTTTCCGGTTGAACTGCTGTCCTACACGCTCAAAGAACCGGTCGGCGTCGTCGGGGCCATCATTCCTTGGAACGGGCCATTGTTCAGCGCGCAATGGAAAGCCGGCCCGGCTTTGGCGACGGGCTGTACTGTGGTGTTGAAGCCCGCCGAGGATGGATCGTTGACGCCGCTGCGCTTCGGGGAGCTTTGCCTTGAGGCCGGCGTGCCGCCAGGTGTTGTCAACGTCGTCACCGGCATGGGCGCCGCCGGCGCTGCACTCTCATCTCATCCTGACGTCGACAAAATCACGTTCACGGGCTCTTGCGAGACTGGCCAACGGATCATTGAAGCCTCAGCGCGCACCGTGAAGAAGGTGACGCTCGAGCTTGGCGGCAAAAGTCCCAACATCGTCTTCGCCGACGCGGACCTCGATCTCGCCGTGCCAGGTTCGGCCATGGGCGTGTTCAACAATTCGGGTCAAGTCTGCAGTGCGGGAACGCGGCTCTTCGTTGAGCGCAAAATCCACGACGAGTTCGTCGAGCGCTTGGCCGCATTCAGTAAAACGCTGCGCGTCGGCAACAGCATCAATCCCGAGACGCAACTCGGCCCGTTGGTCTCCGAAAAGCAGTTGAGTCGCGTGTCTTCCTATCTCGACGTTGGCCCCGCCGAAGGCGCGCGCGCCGTCTCTGGCGGCAAGCGGCTCACCGAGGGAGACTTCGCCAAGGGTTACTTCGTGCCGCCAACGATCTTTGCTGATGTGCAGGATCATATGCGCATTGCACGCGAGGAAATTTTCGGCCCCGTCGTGTGTGTGCTGCCGTTTGACAGCTTTGAAGAGGTGATCGACCGCGCCAACGACACGCAATTCGGCCTCGCCAGCGGTGTATGGACGCGCGACATCACCAAAGCGCATGCCGCCGCCAAACGCCTGCGTACCGGATCGGTCTGGGTGAACCATTATCAGGCGATGGACCCGAACGTGCCGTTCGGCGGCTACAAGATGAGCGGTTATGGCCGCGAAGGCGGCGTTGAGCACATTGAGTCATACCTCAACACCAAAGGCGTTTGGATAAGGACGGCGCAATGA